Sequence from the Gemmatimonadaceae bacterium genome:
CACAAGCACGACACGGAGGTCCACGGAGGGATCGCGGAGTAGCACGGAGGAAATGCTCGTCAGCCGACCACCTCCGTGTACCTCCGTGAATCCTCCGTGAACCTCCGTGTCAAGCTTTTGAAGTGGACCTGTATCGACCCTCGAGCCCTCCTGTCCGAATCACGCCATCGCCTGCAGCATGGCTGTTGTCACCTCGATCTCGTTGTCGTTCACGAGGTGCCCCATTCCCTTGTAGATGCGTTCATCGACCACGGCGCCAAGGCGTGTGAGCACTTCCGTGCTCTCGTGCACGCGCGCCAGCGGCACGTGGCTGTCCGCGTCGGAGCACCCGATCAGGACGGGGGTTCCGTCGAGTGAGCCGTCGTAGTCGCGCGGTGTTCCCTCCGGACCAATAAGGCCACCGCTGAAGGCGGCGACGGCGCCGTAGCGCCGCGCGTGGCGCCCCACGAACTCCAGCGTGAGGCAGGCTCCCTGCGAGAAGCCGGCGAGCGCGATGCGTTCGGCGGGAATCCCAGCTTTCTCGATGTAGGCGACGATGTCACGCAGGGCCTGCACCCCGGACGAGATCCCCGGTTCGTTGTCGGCGATCGGCGCGAGGAACGAGTAGGGATACCACGTGTTTCCGCTCGCCTGCGGCGCAAACCAGGCAAGATCGGTGGCGCCGAGTTGCGGCGCCAACGACATGATGCTCTCCGCGGTCGCGCCGCGCCCGTGCGTGAGGATGAGCGCGCCGCGCGCGGTGTCGAGTGGCGCGCCGCCAGTGAGGATGTAGCCGCCCTGATGCGGCCCGGTGGGGCCGCCGTGCGGCGGCCCCGGAATCGATTGCGTCATGCGCATGTGCTCCACCGTCAGGTCGTTGAGGGGGGCGGACTACAGCTGCAAGGGCTGCAGTCCGTTCTCGATCTGTTCGCGCTCTGTCTCCAGCCACGCCGGGAGGCGAAGCTCCGTCCCCAGGGTGGCGATTTCCTCGTCGATCGTGAAGCCCGGGCCATCGGTGGCCACCTCGAGGAGGAGGCCGTCGGGATCGCGGAAGTAGATCGACTGGAAGTACGTGCGGTCCATCACCGGCGAGACCGACACACCTAACGACATCAGGTGATCGCGCCACGCCAGCTGTTCGTCGGCGTTGGCCGCGCGAAAGGCCATGTGGTGCATCTGCCCCACCCCGCCGCGTGCCGGCCGACCGCCCTTGGGCCACCCGAAGTAGGTGAGCGCCGAGTGCGGCTTGACCTCCGTGCCATCGTACGACGCCCAGAACCAGTGCTTCGTGCTCGGGTCGTCCTGGTTGAAGGTCTTCTTCACGAGCTTGAGCCCGAGCGCACTGTCATAGAAGTCGTTGATGCGTTCCAGGTCGCTGGTGATGGCGCTGACGTGATGGATCCCCTCGAGCGCCATGTCCGGGGTGATGACCGCCACCGGCTCCGGCCACGTGCGGGCGGCAATGGACGCCTCGTCGCGCGAACCGCGGATCTCGGCGTTGGACGGCGGCGCCAGTTCCCGCCTGCCTAACGCCTCGATCGGTTCGTCCACGGTGTATCCGGGACCGCGCGTGGCAATCTCCAGCACCTGCCCGTCGGGATCGCTGAAGTAGATGGAACGGAACCAGCCGCGGTCGAAGGGACCGCTCACCGGGACGCCAGCGTCGTTGAGGCGCCGCTTCCACTTGAGCTGCGCCTCGGGCGTGGCAACGCCCAGCGCCAGGTGATGCACGCCACCCACCCCCCAGCGACCGCGGGGAACCCCTACCGACTCGAAGAAGGTGAGGATCGTCCCCGGCGCACCGTTGGCATCGCCAAAGTAGAGGTGATACGACGACGGGTCGTCGAAGTTGACGGTGCGCTTCACCAGCCCCACGCCGAGCAGTTCGCGGTAGAAGGCGATGGTGCGGCGGGCGTCGGACGACACCATGGTGACGTGATGGAAACCGGCGGTGCGACGGGTGGTCATGGTCATGCTCCTGCAGAGGGACAGCGGGTGATGAGGGTGTCCGAGGGGGCCGGCGTCCGGCCAAATGCCTCAGAACTGAGATATCTACGGAATGAACACGGGGCGCGTCGAAAAGGTGCCCGGGTCGCTCGGCGTCAGGGCTCCGGCGTCGCGGCCGTGAGCCCAAGCTGCTTGAGGAGACGCGCGGCCTGGCGTTGCTCCGATTCGTCCAGCCCCGCCATGGCCTGCGCGATCCGCGCGGCGTGCCGCGGAAAGATGCGCTTCATCAAGCGCGTCCCCTCGCGAGTCAGCGCCGCGTAGCGCGCTCGGCGATCGCCCTCGCAGTCGCGCCGCTCCACCAACCCCTTGGCCACCAGCTTGTCGACCAGGAAGGTGATCCCGCCGCTCGACACGAGGACGCGCTTCTGGATCTCGCCAAGGAGCGTTTGCCCGCGATGGTACAGCAGCTCGAGCACGGCGAACTCGCCAATCGACAGTCCGTCGGCGCGCGCGTCGGCGACGGCCTGCTCGTGCACCGCCGCGTGGGCGCGCGCCAGCGTGATCCAGAGCTTGAGCGCCACCTGCTGCTGGGCAGGAAGGTCGGCGGTCGTGGCTGGCGGGGGATCCTTGAGTCGCGGCATATATCTCAGTAATAAGATATTGACGAACCCCCAGACGTCAATGCCACCATTCCCGCGCGGCTGGTAACGGACAGTGGCACGCGCTATTCTCTGCCGCGATTCCCCAACCCGCTACGCCCGACCGGAGACTCGCATGTCGTCGAAGGAATGCACGCATCACCCCTGGAGCGAGGTCCCGCTCGAGGACGTCACCTCCCACATCGCCCGCAAGCTCATCACCGGCAACGGGATGATGATCGCGCAGGTCTTTCTCAAGAAGGGCGCGATCGTGCCGCGGCACCAGCACCACAACGAGCAGCTCACCTACATCCTCGAAGGGGCGCTGCGCTTCTACCTGGACGAGGACGAGTCGCGCGTGCAGGACGTGCGCGCCGGCGAGGTGCTGCACATCCCGGCGTGGGCCTGGCACAAGGCCGAGGCGCTCGAGGACACGCTCGACGTCGACATCTTCAATCCGCCGCGTGAAGACTGGCTGAACAAGACCGACGACTACCTGCGATCCGGAAACAAGTAGCGCCCCCCAAGTGGAGGGCGCAGTGGAACCAGGGGCGCGCATCGCACGTCGCGGGGCGCGCTTTCGCGTTGCCTAACGGGCGCGGCGGCTATGCAGGAAGTGGCGCACCGCGCCGACCAGCGCAATGGCAGCTCCCGCCGCGATGAGCCAGATCCCCAGCCTGGTCTGGCTGTCGTGGAATTCGGTGCGGGCCACCCAAGTCTCGCCGAGTGGTGCCGGGTACGTCCCAGCCGCCAGCGATTGAAGCGCGCTTCGGCCGAGGAAGAAGAGCGAGACGCCTCCCACCAGAAGGAGCGCCGCCACGCCGTCTACCACGCGATCCGTGAAACGCACCGAGGCCGGCGGCGCACTGGCGATCAGGTCGGCTGAATCGGTCGGGGCGGTCGGGGCAGTCACAGGGGGCGAGGACGGGTGTTTGGAGTCGGATCGGAGGAACCCGGGCAGAAGCGATTCAGGAGTCGCCTCCCTCAGGACGATACTCGCGCCCAGAGGGCACGCGTGACGTCGAGGTGACAGCGCTCGCTATCGTGACGGTTCGTGCGTCACGTCGCGAACACGTTGTGGCGTAACGCGTTGCCCTCGCCACGCTTCGGTCGTCCTCGATGGTGATGCCTCCCCCTCCCTCGCGTTCCTCACACCGCGCCGCGAAGCTCCGAGTGATATCGGCCGTTGCGGCGGCGGTGCTCATTGTTGCCGCGGCCAGCCGCGGCGTGACCGCCGGTGAAACGGCTCAGCGCGGCGAGTCGACGCCCCCCGCGCCTCTCGCGGAGCTGGTCAACGTCCCCGTCGTCAGCAACGGGTCGGTTCCGGTCGACGCCATCGACTTCGATTCGCTCAGCGGACGCTCGGGCGACCTTCGGCTCCGCATCATTTCTCCCGCGGAGCTCGACGCCTACCCCACCCTGGTCGAGCGGCTGGGCGAGGGGATCCGCACCCCAGGGGTCCACGACGTGCGCGCCAGCGATGGGGCGGCGCGTTTCGCCTTTGCGACGCTCACCCCGTGGCAGCGGAAGCTCGGCAGCTATGTCAACGGCTACCACCTGGGGGTCTGGCCGGGGGAGCAGCGCGCCGTCAGCGAGCAGTACGAGAACCCTGAGGGATTCATCGAGGTCACGCGCGAGAGCGCGGACACGCCGCTCTCGACGCATTTCGCGCTGCGCGACTTCATCACCCACGATCAGCAGTCGGTCTGGCCCAAGTACATCGTCCTGCGTGAGGACCTGATCGACAAGCTCGAGCTGGTGCTCAACGCCCTGCAGTCGTTCGGGGTGGCAACGCAGCACATCGTCGTCCTGTCGGGCTTTCGCTCGCCACAGTACAACGCGCGCGGCGTGGGGGAGGGGATGGCGCGCTCCAGCCGCCACCAGTTTGGCGACGCTGCCGACATCATCATCGACGCCAACCGCGACGGGAGGATGGACGACCTGAACTTCGACGGGCGCGTCGACTTCTCCGACGTCCAGGTGATTGACCGCGCGGTGGCGCTGGTGGAGCACAAGTGGCCCGACCTGGTCGGCGGGCTCGGTCTTTACCACGAGACGGGGCCGAGTGGGCCGTTCACGCACATCGACGTTCGCGGGACGCGGGCGCGGTGGACCAACGTCGGCCGGCGTCGTCGCCCCGCGAGTGGCGCCTGGTCGGGTGTGACCGCAGGCGTGGCTCGTCCGTCTGGATCGTGTCAGGCCGATGGCGCGATGGCCGTCCTCTGCCAGGGGCGCCGGTAGGCGGCAAACCTGCAGGGGACGGGCCTAGCAAACGACAAGGGTGGTGCGAGAGCACCACCCTTGTCGTTAGAAGACGAGAAGACGAGAGGACGAGAAGCCTGCCCCAGCGAAGGCTGGGGACGAGAAGCCTGCCCCAGCGAAGGCTGGGGACGAGAGGAGTCAGGGCTCGGCTTCTCGCACCAGCGAGTAGTTCCACTCGTCGCGCAGCTCGCCGTCCTTGATCGCGCACTTTCGCGCCAGGTATGTGCGCTCGAAGCCGGCCTTCTCCAGGACGCGGGCCGACGCGGGGTTGTGCGTGAAGACGGCGGCGGTGAGGTGATGCAGCGCGGTGCTGCGCCACAACCACTGCACGAAGCCGCGCAGCGCCTCGGTGGCGTAGCCCTTCCCCCGAGACTCGGCGCACAGCCAATACCCTACCTCGCTGCGCACCCGGTTGATGTCCTCGCCGGGAATGTGGCCTATGGCGCCAATCACGACGTCGCCGACCGTGATGGCGAAGTTGGTCTGCGGCTCCTGCGACAGGCAGGTGGCGATGTGGGCGGCCGCATCTGCCTCCGTGTAGGGAAACGGAAAGCGGTCGCGCACCATCAACCAGACCGACCGGTCGTTGGCGATGGCGGCCAGGCGCGGCACATCGTCCGGGCGCCACGAGCGGATGGCGCAGCGTTCGAGGGAGAGGAGCATGCGCGGGAAAGCCTAACGCATCACGGACGCTTCACCACCGCGCCCCCCTTCATCACGAAGGTCACGCGCTCCAGCTCGGACACGTCGGTCAGCGGGTCTCCGGCGACCGCTATGAGGTCCGCATGACTCCCGGGTGCAACCACGCCGACCTTTCCTTTCCATCCGATCAACTCGGCAGCGTTCACCGTTGCCATCTGGATGGCCTGCATCGGCGTGAGCCCGAGGTACTTCACGAGGAGGGCGAACTGCCGCGCGTTGAGTCCGTGCGGGTAGACGCCGGCATCGGTCCCGAAGGCGAACTTCACTCCGGCCTTGTAGGCGCGGCTCCAGTTCACGTCCTGTGACCCGCGCAGCTGTCGTTCCTTCTCGATGATCTTCTCGGGCCATGCATTCTCGTGCGCGTGCTCGAGGAGATAGACATCGGTGAGGATGTCAGGGACGATGAAGGTCCCCTTCTCCAGCATGATGCGGATCCCCGCGCTGTCGACGAGCCCGCCGTGCTCCACCGACGCCACGCCGGCGAGTGCAGCGCGGCGAATAGCCTCGGCGCCGTGGGCGTGCGCCGCGACCTTTCGCCCCCACATGGCCGCCTCCTCGACGACGGCGTTCATCTCGTCCTGCGTGTATTGCGGCGCGCCAACCGACTCCTCTTCGCTCAGCACGCCGGCACCGGCGAGGATCTTGATCTGGTCGGCACCGCGCTTGACGTTCTCGCGCACGCGCTTGCGCAGGGCATCGATGCCGTCGGCGACGCCGCTCTCTCCCTCGAAGCGCACGTTGGGGGCGAAGCCGTTCAGGTCACCGTGCCCGCCGGTTGCGCTGAGGGAGTACGTGGCAACCAGCATCCGCGGCCCCGGAATGTCGCCGCGGTCGATCGCGTTGCGCAGCGCAACGTCGACGTAGGAGCCGCCGCCCACGTCGCGCACCGTGGTGAACCCCGCCTCGAGCGTGCGACGCGCATGGAGATGGGCGCGCACCGCGTCGTCGATGGGCGACCGCCGAAAGAGGTCGTCGTAGTAGCTCCCGCTTTCCGACGTGAGGTGTGTGTGGACGTCGAGCAGCCCGGGGAGGAGCGTGGCCGCGCCGAGGTCGATCACGTCGGCGCCGTTAGGCACCTTTCCCCGTTCCTCGACGCGGAGCACCGAGTCTCCTCGTACCACGACGACAACCTGGTCGAGCCTGCGCGCGCTGGCCGGATCGACGAAGTGGGCCGCCTTCACGGCGGTGAGGCGGCGTGGGGTGCTGCTGGCGCCGCTCCCCTGCGCGCTGGCCGGCGAGGCGACCGCGAGGCACGCTCCCGCGACTCCGAGGGTTAGGAGCGTAGCCGGGATGTCGGTGACAGCTCGGCGCGCGGTGCGCGCGATGCGCGCGGTGCACTTGATGAGACGAGGATGCATGCGGGCGTGCGAGTGAAGCCCCAACCTCTCAAGATCGGGCGTCGCTGTCCAGCGCCCGCGGCAAGCCCGCGGGTGAGGCAAGCCGGCGGGCGCGGTTGCTTGTGCCGAGCGGAGGCAGCGATACATTCGCGCCCGATTGGGGGTGCCGCGGGTGCGGGTGCGGGTGCGAGCGCGCGCTGCACGCGCTGCCGGCGGCGCGTCCCCAGTCTCGCCTGCTGTTTCGCTACCCCAGGACACACCTCATCCCCGCCAGGGAGAAGACGATGTCGCCAGTGTTCATCACGGCTTTGTCCGCGCCGCGCCGCACGAGCGTGTCACGCATCTGTCGCGTGCGCCGCGCGCTGCAGCTGACGGTACTCGTCGCGGCGAGCGCGACGGCGCTCGAGGCGCAGTCGGCGGCCATCACGGCGCGCCGAGTGTTCGACGGGACGCGGCTCCTGACCAACGCGACGGTGGTCGTGGAGGGGGGACGTATCGTGAGCGTGGGGGCACTTCCCGCCACGTTCCGCGGCGCCCGCTACGACCTCGGCGACGCCACGCTCATGCCGGGGCTGATGGACGTGCATGCGCACGTGGTCTGGCACTTCAACGCGCAGGGGCGCTTCCATACCAACGACGACGGCGAGACGGATGCGCAGGGGGCGATCGCCTCGGCGGCCAACGCGTACGCGACCCTCATGTCCGGCGTGACGACCATCCAGTCGCCGGGGTCGCCCGAAGACAAGGACCTGCGCGTGGCGATCGACCGTGGCGCGCTCCCCGGGCCGCGGCTCCTCACGTCGCTTGGCTCGCTGAGCGAGAGCAGCGGCACGCCCGACGAACTGCGCGTTAAGGTGCGCGCCTTCAAGGCGCGCGGCGCCGACTTCATCAAGCTGTTCGCGTCGAAGTCGATTCGAGAAGGCGGGGGGCAGACGATGACCGACGCGCAGCTGCAAGCGGCGTGCGGTGAGGCGCACGCGCAGGGACTGCGCGTCCTGGTCCATGCGCACGCCGCCGAGGCGATGAAGGCGGCGGTCAATGCCGGCTGCGACCAGGTGGAGCACGGCGTGTTTGCGACCGACGAGGTGTTGCAGCTGATGATCCGCAAGGGGACGTACCTCTCGCCGCAGTGCGGGCTCGTGTTCCGCAACTACCTGGACAACCGGGCCCGCTACCAGGGGATCGGCAACTACAACGACGCCGGTTTCAAGTCGATGGAGGAGTCGTTGCCGCTGGGGATTGCCGCGGTGCGAAAGGCGACGCACACGCCGGGGCTCAAGGTCGTCTTCGGGACCGACGCGGTTGCCGGGGCGCACGGGCGCAACGTGGAGGACCTGATCTGCCGGGTGAACGAGGCGGGACAACCGCCGCTGGAGGCGCTGGCGAGCGCGACGTCGGTGGCGGCGCAGTCGATGAAGATGGCCGACTCGTTAGGGACGATTGCCCCGAGGATGGTGGCCGACCTCATCGCCGTGCGCGGCGACGTGATGAAGGATGCAACGGCGCTGCGCCGGGTGAAGTTCGTGATGAAGGGCGGGCGCGTGTACCGCAACGACCAGTGACGATCATGACGCGCTCGCGGCGCGCGGCCGTCATCGCATTGGCGGCGGCCGCTGTCCTCGCCCCTTCGCTCGTGCTGTCGCAGGGAAACGGGAGGGAGAGGGGAACGTTGGTCGAGTGGCCCACCTACGGCGGCGATGCCGGTGGGATGAAGTACTCGCCGCTCGCCGACATCAACCGCGGTAATGTGGCGCGGCTCGAGCGGGCGTGGCAGTGGAAGACCGGCGACCCGGCCAATCCCCCGGCAGACTCGGGGCGGCCGGCGCGCCCGGGGAACTTCCAGGCCACGCCGCTGATGATCAACGACACGTTGTACCTGCCGACACCGCTCAACCAGGTGGTGGCGCTCGACGCGGGCACCGGGCGCGAGCTGTGGCGCTTCGATCCAGGCGCCTATCGCGCGGGACAGCCGTCCAACGGGACGGGGCTCGTGCACCGCGGCGTCGCGCAATGGAGCGACGGCAGTGCGCGCCGGATCTTCATCAACTCGCGCTGGCGCCTCATCGCCATCGACGCGGCCACCGGGCGCCCCATTCCATCGTTTGGCAGCAACGGGGAGATCGACCTCACGGCGCAGCTCGATCGCCCGGTGAACCGCCGGCACTACACCAACACGTCGCCACCGGTGGTGTGGGGCGATCTCGTCATCCTCGGCAATGGCGTTGGCGATCGTTTGGCCTACAAGGGCGACCCACCGGGTGACGTGCAGGCGTTCGACGTGCGCACGGGACGGCGCGTGTGGGCCTTCCGCACCGTCCCCGTATCGGGCGAGTTCGGCAACGACACGTGGCGTGACGAGTCATGGAAGTTCACCGGGCACACCAATGTCTGGGCGCCGTTCACCGTCGACTCGGCACGCGGGATCGTCTTCCTCCCGGTGGGGACGCCGAGCAACGACTGGTACGGCGGGCGCCGCAAGGGGGCGAACCTGTTCGGGGAGGCGCTGGTGGCGCTCGACGCGCGGACCGGGAAGCGCCTCTGGCACTATCAACTGGTGCATCATGGGCTTTGGGACTACGACCTCCCGGCGCCGCCTAACGTGGTGACGATCCGCCGGGGGGCGCAACGCATCGAGGCCGTGGTGGCGCCCACCAAGCAGGGGTGGGTCTTCGCCTTCGACCGTGTGACGGGGAAGCCGCTGTGGCCCATCGACGAGCGCCCGGTGGCGGCGAGCGACGTGGCGGGTGAGGAGGCGTGGCCCACGCAGCCGGCGCCGCGACGGCCGGCGGCGTTCGCGGCGCAGGGGTTCGAGGCATCGGACGTCATCGCCTTCACGCCGGCCGTGAAGGCCGCGGCGCTGGCCCAGCTGCAACAGTTCAGGACGGGCCCGCTGTACACGCCACCGTCGACCCGGGGGACGGTGACGATGCCGGGGGCGATCGGCGGTGCGGGGTGGGGCGGCGCCGCCTTCGACCCGGAGACGAACCTGCTCTACGTGAAGGCGACCAACGCGCCGGCGCTATGGAAGCTGGCCGAGCGTGCGGCGGCCTCGGACACCAACGACAACCGCTTCTTCACCGACCCGGCGGCGCCGTCGTTAGGCGTGACGGTGCCGGGCTTCGAGCGCGACGCGCAGGGGAACGCCGTGCCGCCGCTCCCCATCAGCAAGCCGCCGTACGGGACCATGACGGCGATCGACCTGGCGACGGGGGCGATTCGCTGGCAGGTCCCGCTGGGCGACACGCCGGCGGTGCGCAAGCACCCGGCGCTGGCCGGCGCGACGCTGCCGGCCGCGTTAGGCGTGGCCGGCTCGCCGGGACCGCTGGTGACGCGTGGCGGCCTGGTCTTCGCCTCCGGCGGCGGCAACGTGCTCTACGCCCTCGACGCCGCCACGGGGGGCGTGCGCTGGTCGCACGACCTGGGGACGATGGGATACGCCAACCCGATGACCTACCGCACGCGCGCCGGGACGCAGTTCGTGGTGATCGCGACCGGCATGGGCGGGAACACCGCGCTGCAGGCGTTCGCGCTTCGGTAGCCCTGGCACCGGCGGGAGGTGTGACACGTAGTGCATCACGCCGCCGGATGCGCGGCGCTTCCTTCATTCGGGATGACCGTGATGACCATGGAGACTCTGCTCGGCGTTGCGTTAGGGCTCGGACTCGCGGCCGCGGCTGGGCTGCGCGTCTTTGTCCCCGTCTTCGGGGCGGGGCTAGCGGCGCACTTCGGCGCGCTCCCGTTGTCGCACAGCTTTGCGTGGGTAGGGTCGACGCCGGCGCTCATTGCGTTCGGCACGGCGACGGTGCTCGAGATCGGCGCGTACTACATCCCGTGGCTCGATCACGCGCTCGACGTGGTGGCGTCGCCAGCGGCAGTGGTGGCTGGCATCGTCGCCAGCGCCGCGGTGATGACCGACCTTCCGCCGTTTGTCACGTGGACCGTGGCGATCATCGGTGGTGGCGGCGCGGCCGGCCTCGTGCAGATGCTCTCCGTGGGGGCGCGCGTCAAGTCGACCGTGACGACCGGCGGGCTCGCCAATCCGATCGTCGCCACGGGTGAGACCGTGGGGGCGATCGGGATCACCGTCATCGCGATTCTCGTTCCGCTGCTGGCCCTCGCCGCTTGCGTCGTGTTCACCTACGTTCTGGCGCGCATCCTCCGGCGGCGACGCGCGGCGCGTGCGCGCACCGTCGCCTAGCGTTCACTCTCGAAACAGACTGGCCATGCGCAACCTGCTTCCACTCCTGGTGCCCGCGATGTCGGCGCTGACGTTCGCGCCTGGACCAGCGCGCCTGGCCGCTCAGGCGCCGCGGCAGACCGACGCCGATCACTACACGCGCTACGAACTCCTGGCGCCCGGGACGGGGAAGTTCAGGATCATCTATGAGGTGACCGCCACCACCGCCGGCGCAACCGCGTACTACAATCCCATCCGCAAGGGGAGCGTTGCGACTGACGAGGCGGTGTTCGACCGCATGACCGGCAAGCCGCTCCCCTTCGAGGTCGTGGGCGGCGTGGCGGCGCGCGCCGGCGGCGTGCGCGGCGCCGATTCGACGCAGGAATACATCAAGGTCTCGCTGGCGCGTCCCGTCCCGACCGACGGCGAGGGGCGCATCCGCATCGACAAGACCTATGAAGACGCGCGCAGCTACCTGGCCGGCGGCGACTCGGTGGTCTTCACCCGCCCGTTAGGCATCCGGAAGAACGCGGTCGTCCTCCCGGTCGGTTACGAGCTGGAGTCGGTGAACTACCCGTCGCAGGTGCTGCGCGAGGGTGACGGGCGCATTGCCGTCTCGTTCATCAACACCGGCGTGGGCGACGTGCCGTACATCGTGAAGGGGCGTCGCATCGCGCACGCCGGCGCCGGGCGCGCCGCGGCCGGCGAGACGGCGCGCCTGTCCGAGCGCGCCTACCAGGATCGCGAGATCGTCTACTTCCTCCAAGCGCCGGAAACGCACGCCTTCGATCTCTACCACGACTACACCGAATCGCGTCCTGGCGTGAACAAGTACCTCAACGTCGTGCGCGCCGGCAGCAAGGCGTCGCGTCCCTCGGCGCGCGTCCTCGACACCGGCGAGGAGCTCGTGGTGCGCACGCTACGCGGCGAGGCGATCACGAGGGCGAAGCTCGACATCGGCGAGACGGTGAAGCCCGAGACCGAGGTCGTGGTCATCGACTTCGCGGCGCCCGGGGCCGGCGAGTCGAAGCGCTTGCGCATCAGCGAGACCTACACCGACCCGGCGCGTTACACGCTCAAGGGAGACACGCTGGTTTGGGACCGCGCCTTCGGGTGCCCGGCGAACGCCATGGTCCTGCCCAGTGGATGGGTATTGGCAAACTGCTCCGTGCCGGCCACCGTGAGCCGCACCGACGACGGTCGCGTGCGGCTGGACTTCGTGAACCAGCGCAACGACGAGATCGCGGTGTATCTCACGGCGGTGCGGCGTTAGGGGCGGTGGTTGGGCGGTGTCGCGACTCCGAATGCGATAGACGCAACGGCAAGGTCTTTCAGCGCGGCACTCGCGGTAGGGCGAGATCGAGATCTTTCACCACAGAGACGACGGAGTAGCTGTGTTGAAAGCCTAGCGGTGGTGGCCACGCCGGGTTGCCACCGCTGCTGGGATATGCGCGTCGCGTTGAGGATCAGGGCACGCTGCGGCACTCCTTCGTTTGCCTCCGTGTCTCCTCCGTGCGCCTCCGTGTCGAGCTTGTGACGTTGCGGTCGCGGATGCCCGAGGCAGGGATCGAGAGCGTGCCGAGAACAAATGGATCCCAGCTTTCGCTGGGAAGGTGGGCGCGGGGGCTGGGTTCGGCGCGCTGCGGGGCTGGGTTCGGCGCGCTGCGGGGCGCTTGAGGCGGCCGATCGCGAGT
This genomic interval carries:
- a CDS encoding DUF4126 domain-containing protein — encoded protein: METLLGVALGLGLAAAAGLRVFVPVFGAGLAAHFGALPLSHSFAWVGSTPALIAFGTATVLEIGAYYIPWLDHALDVVASPAAVVAGIVASAAVMTDLPPFVTWTVAIIGGGGAAGLVQMLSVGARVKSTVTTGGLANPIVATGETVGAIGITVIAILVPLLALAACVVFTYVLARILRRRRAARARTVA
- a CDS encoding PQQ-binding-like beta-propeller repeat protein, whose amino-acid sequence is MTRSRRAAVIALAAAAVLAPSLVLSQGNGRERGTLVEWPTYGGDAGGMKYSPLADINRGNVARLERAWQWKTGDPANPPADSGRPARPGNFQATPLMINDTLYLPTPLNQVVALDAGTGRELWRFDPGAYRAGQPSNGTGLVHRGVAQWSDGSARRIFINSRWRLIAIDAATGRPIPSFGSNGEIDLTAQLDRPVNRRHYTNTSPPVVWGDLVILGNGVGDRLAYKGDPPGDVQAFDVRTGRRVWAFRTVPVSGEFGNDTWRDESWKFTGHTNVWAPFTVDSARGIVFLPVGTPSNDWYGGRRKGANLFGEALVALDARTGKRLWHYQLVHHGLWDYDLPAPPNVVTIRRGAQRIEAVVAPTKQGWVFAFDRVTGKPLWPIDERPVAASDVAGEEAWPTQPAPRRPAAFAAQGFEASDVIAFTPAVKAAALAQLQQFRTGPLYTPPSTRGTVTMPGAIGGAGWGGAAFDPETNLLYVKATNAPALWKLAERAAASDTNDNRFFTDPAAPSLGVTVPGFERDAQGNAVPPLPISKPPYGTMTAIDLATGAIRWQVPLGDTPAVRKHPALAGATLPAALGVAGSPGPLVTRGGLVFASGGGNVLYALDAATGGVRWSHDLGTMGYANPMTYRTRAGTQFVVIATGMGGNTALQAFALR